In Candidatus Cohnella colombiensis, one DNA window encodes the following:
- a CDS encoding glycoside hydrolase family 15 protein has translation MARHLVIGNGKMLVNLDNKCYIRDIYFPYVGQQNHVNGHECRFGVWVNGSFAWLHDPQWRFELGYIEDSLVTNIIARHDGLGIELQINDGIHQRDCIFLKRVVVRNLGETPKEVRIFFHHDLTIDGNEVGDTAAFYPENRTIFHYKRSSYFMFNGLSDLGGIYQYSTGIKRFHSAEGTWRDAEDGELAGNTISQGSVDSTISFRTIVPVGNERSIYYWMSVGSNMEEVKKLDQYVRDSHPEKLLSRIVIYWNQWLSRVGERYTNLPAAVVHQFHHSLLIVRTQVDDRGAILAANDTEILQYNRDHYSYMWPRDGALIADAMSLAGYHRTVAPFFHFCSDNLAPEGYLYHKYNPDGTVGSSWHPYVVQGVPRLPIQEDETALVLYALWKDYARHGEIELSQALYSSLVRKAATFLCDYMDHDLGLPRPSYDLWEERYGIWTYTASSVYGGLMASAYFADLFGDYERSDRYRQVAEEIKQGIINHLWDEEAGRFARGLELQDGRWVKDMTIESSMFGLFEFGVLPAEDERVIRTMGAIAEKLRINTEVGGIARYTNDYYFRVSDDTERVPGNPWIICTLWVANFQIEIAKSVVDLEEPLRTLEKVTTFALEGGNLPEQVHPETGAPLSVAPLTWSHATYVHTVCKYVRKLEQLTASEAMRN, from the coding sequence ATGGCACGTCATCTCGTAATCGGTAACGGAAAAATGCTTGTGAATCTGGATAACAAATGTTATATACGCGATATCTACTTCCCTTATGTAGGACAACAAAATCATGTCAATGGACATGAATGTCGATTCGGTGTATGGGTTAATGGCTCCTTCGCGTGGTTACACGATCCACAGTGGCGCTTCGAGCTAGGATATATTGAGGATTCATTGGTGACGAATATCATCGCAAGACATGATGGATTAGGCATTGAGCTACAAATTAACGATGGTATCCACCAAAGAGATTGTATCTTCTTGAAGCGGGTTGTCGTACGTAACTTGGGAGAAACACCTAAGGAGGTACGCATCTTTTTCCATCACGACCTTACGATTGATGGCAATGAAGTCGGAGATACGGCTGCATTTTATCCGGAAAACCGCACGATCTTTCACTACAAGCGGTCCTCTTACTTTATGTTTAACGGACTCTCTGATCTAGGTGGCATCTACCAGTATTCCACGGGCATCAAGAGATTCCATTCCGCGGAAGGAACTTGGCGTGATGCGGAAGACGGCGAATTAGCTGGCAATACGATTTCGCAGGGTTCGGTGGATAGCACGATCAGCTTTCGGACAATTGTTCCTGTCGGTAACGAGCGCTCGATTTATTATTGGATGTCTGTCGGCTCGAACATGGAAGAAGTTAAAAAGCTTGACCAATACGTTCGCGACAGTCATCCAGAAAAGCTACTCAGTCGCATTGTCATCTATTGGAATCAATGGTTATCGCGTGTAGGCGAGCGTTATACGAATTTGCCTGCAGCAGTCGTACATCAATTCCATCACAGCTTGTTAATTGTTCGCACACAGGTCGATGACCGTGGAGCGATATTAGCGGCGAATGATACAGAAATATTGCAATACAACCGCGATCATTACAGTTATATGTGGCCACGAGACGGAGCGCTTATTGCAGATGCGATGTCACTCGCGGGGTATCATCGTACAGTTGCGCCATTTTTCCACTTTTGCAGTGACAATCTTGCCCCGGAAGGGTACTTGTATCATAAGTACAATCCGGATGGCACGGTTGGCTCTAGCTGGCATCCGTATGTTGTACAGGGCGTTCCGCGATTGCCAATTCAAGAGGATGAAACCGCGCTTGTACTCTATGCATTGTGGAAAGACTACGCCCGACATGGTGAGATTGAGCTATCGCAAGCCCTTTATAGCTCTTTAGTTCGCAAAGCTGCGACATTCCTTTGTGATTATATGGATCATGATCTCGGTCTTCCGCGTCCGAGCTATGACCTATGGGAAGAACGTTATGGCATATGGACTTATACAGCTTCGTCTGTATATGGCGGATTAATGGCTTCAGCTTATTTTGCAGACTTGTTCGGTGACTACGAACGCAGTGACCGCTATCGGCAGGTGGCCGAGGAGATTAAGCAGGGGATTATTAATCATCTGTGGGACGAAGAGGCCGGTCGATTCGCTCGCGGTCTAGAGCTACAAGATGGTCGCTGGGTTAAGGATATGACGATTGAAAGTAGCATGTTCGGACTATTTGAGTTTGGCGTATTGCCTGCTGAGGACGAGCGAGTGATTCGGACGATGGGGGCAATTGCAGAGAAGCTGCGCATTAATACAGAGGTTGGGGGCATTGCCCGTTATACGAATGATTACTATTTCAGAGTGTCGGACGATACCGAGCGTGTTCCAGGCAATCCGTGGATTATTTGCACGTTATGGGTTGCGAATTTCCAAATCGAAATTGCAAAGTCAGTAGTAGATCTTGAAGAACCGCTCCGCACATTGGAGAAAGTAACGACATTTGCGCTTGAAGGTGGCAATTTGCCGGAGCAGGTTCATCCTGAAACAGGAGCACCGCTTTCGGTTGCACCATTGACATGGTCTCATGCAACCTATGTGCATACAGTATGCAAATATGTTCGTAAGCTAGAGCAGTTAACCGCATCTGAAGCGATGCGTAACTAA
- a CDS encoding DUF1361 domain-containing protein translates to MRSTKPQITDEPIIAPLFYILAATSFLCVLLISLRETQVLSTNFKFLIWNLFLAWLPLVVSMAALLWARWTKGSLRGVGLLISGVAWILLFPNAPYLTTDLIHLILIHGYRGFDPEGLLLWYDLVLFFLFMWCGLLLGYLSMHHYHKLVIQHFSVPTGWLFVFISSYLSGFGVYLGRVVRLNSWDILSPLLLLEEVVEAIHKPAVIFSILFGTLIVIVYVSLYVISGGFRTKRVTRPIASELTNL, encoded by the coding sequence ATGAGAAGCACGAAACCACAGATTACAGACGAACCGATCATAGCTCCACTTTTTTATATTTTGGCTGCAACCTCGTTTCTCTGTGTTTTATTGATTTCGCTTAGAGAAACGCAGGTGCTATCGACTAATTTCAAATTTTTAATTTGGAATTTATTTTTGGCTTGGCTACCGCTAGTCGTTTCGATGGCAGCTTTGCTTTGGGCGAGATGGACGAAGGGGAGCTTGCGCGGTGTTGGGCTGTTGATCAGTGGCGTCGCTTGGATTTTGCTTTTCCCTAATGCTCCGTATTTAACGACAGATTTAATTCATCTTATCTTAATTCATGGCTATAGAGGGTTTGACCCCGAAGGGTTACTTCTATGGTACGATCTTGTATTATTCTTCTTGTTCATGTGGTGTGGATTGTTGCTTGGCTATCTCTCGATGCATCATTATCATAAGCTCGTCATTCAGCATTTCAGTGTACCTACGGGCTGGCTCTTCGTCTTTATCAGCTCTTATTTGAGTGGTTTTGGTGTTTACCTTGGTCGCGTAGTCCGATTAAATAGCTGGGACATCTTAAGTCCATTGCTGTTGTTGGAAGAAGTTGTCGAGGCGATTCATAAGCCCGCAGTCATCTTCTCGATCTTGTTCGGAACGCTCATTGTAATCGTCTACGTTTCATTATATGTAATTAGCGGTGGCTTCCGGACAAAGCGGGTTACAAGGCCAATTGCATCTGAACTGACTAATTTGTAG